One Streptomyces sp. V4I8 genomic window carries:
- the pdhA gene encoding pyruvate dehydrogenase (acetyl-transferring) E1 component subunit alpha, whose translation MTVESTAARKPRRSAGTKSTAGKTTARKSPSTDPELVQLLTPEGKRVKNAEYDKYVAGITPEELRGLYRDMVLTRRFDAEATSLQRQGELGLWASLLGQEAAQIGSGRATREDDYVFPTYREHGVAWCRGVDPANLLGMFRGVNNGGWDPNSNNFQLYTIVIGSQTLHATGYAMGIAKDGADSAVIAYFGDGASSQGDVAESFTFSAVYNAPVVFFCQNNQWAISEPTEKQTRVPLYQRAQGYGFPGVRVDGNDVLACLAVTKWALERARSGEGPTLVEAYTYRMGAHTTSDDPTRYRGDDERLAWEAKDPILRLRAYLEASNHADEGFFAELERESEALGKRVREAVRAMPDPDHFAIFENVYADGHALVDEERAQFAAYQASFTDVEGA comes from the coding sequence GTGACCGTGGAGAGCACTGCCGCGCGAAAGCCGCGACGCAGCGCCGGTACCAAGAGCACGGCCGGCAAGACAACCGCAAGGAAATCGCCGAGCACGGACCCCGAGCTCGTGCAGCTGCTGACGCCCGAGGGCAAGCGCGTCAAGAACGCCGAGTACGACAAGTACGTCGCCGGCATCACCCCCGAGGAGCTCCGCGGTCTCTACCGCGACATGGTGCTCACCCGCCGCTTCGACGCCGAGGCCACCTCCCTGCAGCGCCAGGGCGAGCTGGGCCTGTGGGCGTCGCTGCTCGGCCAGGAGGCCGCCCAGATCGGCTCCGGCCGGGCCACCCGCGAGGACGACTACGTCTTCCCGACCTACCGCGAGCACGGCGTCGCCTGGTGCCGCGGGGTCGACCCGGCCAACCTGCTCGGCATGTTCCGCGGCGTGAACAACGGCGGCTGGGACCCCAACAGCAACAACTTCCAGCTCTACACGATCGTCATCGGCTCCCAGACGCTGCACGCCACCGGCTACGCCATGGGCATCGCCAAGGACGGCGCCGACAGCGCGGTGATCGCCTACTTCGGCGACGGCGCCTCCAGCCAGGGCGACGTGGCCGAGTCCTTCACCTTCTCCGCGGTCTACAACGCCCCCGTGGTGTTCTTCTGCCAGAACAACCAGTGGGCGATCTCCGAGCCGACCGAGAAGCAGACCCGGGTGCCGCTGTACCAGCGCGCGCAGGGCTACGGCTTCCCCGGCGTCCGGGTCGACGGCAACGACGTCCTGGCCTGCCTCGCGGTGACGAAGTGGGCGCTGGAGCGTGCCCGCAGCGGCGAGGGCCCGACACTGGTCGAGGCGTACACGTACCGCATGGGTGCGCACACCACCTCCGACGACCCCACCCGCTACCGCGGTGACGACGAGCGTCTGGCCTGGGAGGCGAAGGACCCGATCCTGCGCCTTCGCGCCTATCTCGAGGCTTCAAACCACGCGGACGAGGGATTTTTCGCGGAACTGGAGCGCGAGAGCGAGGCGTTGGGCAAACGAGTGCGCGAGGCGGTCCGCGCCATGCCGGACCCGGACCACTTCGCCATCTTCGAGAACGTGTACGCGGACGGGCATGCGCTCGTCGACGAGGAGCGCGCCCAGTTCGCCGCCTACCAGGCGTCGTTCACGGACGTAGAGGGGGCCTGA
- a CDS encoding alpha-ketoacid dehydrogenase subunit beta, whose translation MAAETVKNLALAKAINESLRRALDTDPKVLIMGEDVGKLGGVFRVTDGLQKDFGESRVIDTPLAESGIVGTAIGLALRGYRPVVEIQFDGFVFPAYDQIVTQLAKMHARSLGKVKLPVVVRIPYGGGIGAVEHHSESPESLFAHVAGLKVVSPSNPSDAYWMMQQAIQSDDPVIFFEPKRRYWDKAEVNTEAIPGPLHKAKVVREGSDLTLAAYGPMVKLCQEVADAAAEEGRNLEVLDLRSVSPIDFDSIQASVEKTRRLVVVHEAPVFFGSGAEIAARITERCFYHLEAPVLRVGGYHAPYPPARLEEEYLPGLDRVLDAVDRALAY comes from the coding sequence ATGGCAGCGGAGACAGTAAAGAACCTGGCTCTGGCCAAGGCGATCAACGAGTCGCTGCGCCGTGCCCTGGACACGGACCCCAAGGTCCTCATCATGGGCGAGGACGTCGGCAAGCTCGGCGGCGTCTTCCGCGTCACGGACGGCCTGCAGAAGGACTTCGGAGAGAGCCGCGTCATCGACACCCCGCTCGCGGAGTCCGGCATCGTCGGCACGGCGATCGGTCTCGCCCTGCGCGGCTACCGGCCCGTCGTGGAGATCCAGTTCGACGGCTTCGTCTTCCCGGCGTACGACCAGATCGTCACGCAGCTGGCGAAGATGCACGCCCGCTCGCTGGGCAAGGTCAAGCTCCCGGTCGTCGTCCGGATCCCCTACGGCGGCGGCATCGGCGCGGTGGAGCACCACTCGGAGTCCCCCGAGTCGCTCTTCGCGCACGTGGCCGGTCTGAAGGTCGTCAGCCCGTCCAACCCGTCGGACGCGTACTGGATGATGCAGCAGGCCATCCAGAGCGACGATCCGGTGATCTTCTTCGAGCCGAAGCGGCGCTACTGGGACAAGGCCGAGGTCAACACCGAGGCGATCCCGGGCCCGCTGCACAAGGCGAAGGTCGTCCGCGAGGGCTCGGACCTCACCCTGGCCGCCTACGGCCCGATGGTGAAGCTCTGCCAGGAGGTCGCCGACGCGGCCGCCGAGGAGGGCAGGAACCTGGAGGTCCTGGACCTGCGCTCGGTCTCCCCGATCGACTTCGACTCCATCCAGGCCTCCGTCGAGAAGACCCGCCGTCTGGTCGTGGTCCACGAGGCACCGGTGTTCTTCGGCTCGGGCGCGGAGATCGCCGCCCGGATCACGGAGCGCTGCTTCTACCACCTGGAGGCCCCGGTGCTGCGGGTGGGCGGCTATCACGCCCCGTATCCGCCGGCGCGTCTGGAGGAGGAGTACCTGCCGGGCCTGGACCGGGTACTCGACGCCGTCGACCGTGCCCTGGCGTACTGA